ACAAAGCCATGCGGCCTCGCGTGGAGTCCGGAATGACAATTACGTATGAAGCTATTAGTTTTTGGACCACAAGGCTCGGGCAAAGGCACGCAAGCTGAATTAATTGCCCGGCGGCATGATATTCCGTATATTTCAACCGGGGATATTTTTCGTTATCACCTAAAAAATGAAACTGAATTGGGTGAAAAAGTGGAGGCTAATATCAGTAAAGGGTTATTAGTACCCGATGAATTAACTAATGAAATTGTTAAAGACCGGCTACAGCAGCCGGATTGCGCGGTTGGTTTTGTGCTGGATGGATACCCGAGAAATAAAATCCAGCAAGATTTTTTACATTCAATTACTGAAATTGATAAAGCTGTCGTAATTCAAATTTCTGACACTGAGGCAATTACAAGGCTAGAGGGCAGATTAGCCTGCAAGTGTGGGTTGAGTTATCATGTTAAGTACAACCCGCCCAAAACCAAAGGTATTTGTGATAAGTGTGGCAATCAATTATTCGTCCGGGATGACGATAAACCGTTGGCGATTCAAAAACGCTTAGCGATTTATCATGAAGAAACCGAACCGTTGTTAGAAAAATATAGATCAGGCGGTACTTTAATTGAGATTAATGGCAGCCAACCTATTGAAGATGTTTATCAAACGATAGATTCTCAACTTGCGTAATATGGCAGGCTTGATTAAAAGCGCAAGCGATATTGAAACTTTGCGCCAAAGCGGCAAGATTTTAGCTCAAGCTATGACGGCGGCCGTTGAGGCGGTAAGGTCTGGCATTAACACCGAGGAATTAGAAAATATTGTTGTAGCTGTGATTACCAAAGCTGGCGGTAAACCAGCTTTTAAAGGGTATAA
This genomic stretch from Candidatus Buchananbacteria bacterium CG10_big_fil_rev_8_21_14_0_10_42_9 harbors:
- a CDS encoding adenylate kinase (essential enzyme that recycles AMP in active cells; converts ATP and AMP to two molecules of ADP), with protein sequence MKLLVFGPQGSGKGTQAELIARRHDIPYISTGDIFRYHLKNETELGEKVEANISKGLLVPDELTNEIVKDRLQQPDCAVGFVLDGYPRNKIQQDFLHSITEIDKAVVIQISDTEAITRLEGRLACKCGLSYHVKYNPPKTKGICDKCGNQLFVRDDDKPLAIQKRLAIYHEETEPLLEKYRSGGTLIEINGSQPIEDVYQTIDSQLA